In the genome of Saccharomonospora viridis DSM 43017, one region contains:
- a CDS encoding acyl-CoA dehydrogenase family protein has translation MSTTAPLPPLDPQDIAGLNELLTEDEKAVADSVRRLCADRIDPYIGEWFERGEIPDIRGLAKELGELGVLGMHLEGYGCAGMSATQYGIACLELEATDSGLRSLVSVQGSLAMFAIWKWGSEEQKQQWLPRMAAGEAIGCFGLTEPDVGSDPASMRTRARRDGSDWVLDGRKMWITNGSVADVAVVWAQTDEGVRGFVVPTDTPGFSAPEIKHKLSLRASVTSELVLDGVRLPADAVLPEVTGLKGPLSCLNEARFGIVWGAVGAARSCLQAAQSYAAERTQFGKPISAFQLTQQKLVDMNLEYTKALLLAFHLGKRKDAGTLRPEQISLGKLNNVREALQICRTARTILGANGISLEYPVIRHMTNLESVLTYEGTSEMHTLILGQAMTGQSAFR, from the coding sequence ATGAGCACGACCGCGCCCCTGCCGCCGCTCGACCCGCAGGACATCGCGGGGCTGAACGAACTGCTCACCGAGGACGAGAAGGCGGTCGCCGACTCGGTCCGCAGGCTCTGCGCCGACCGAATCGACCCGTACATCGGCGAGTGGTTCGAACGCGGCGAGATCCCCGACATCCGCGGCCTGGCCAAGGAATTGGGTGAGCTCGGCGTTTTGGGCATGCACCTGGAGGGCTACGGCTGCGCCGGCATGTCCGCCACCCAGTACGGCATCGCCTGCCTCGAACTGGAAGCCACCGACTCCGGCCTGCGCTCCCTGGTCTCCGTGCAGGGCTCGCTGGCGATGTTCGCGATCTGGAAGTGGGGCTCGGAGGAACAGAAGCAACAGTGGCTGCCCCGCATGGCCGCGGGTGAGGCCATCGGCTGCTTCGGACTCACCGAACCCGACGTCGGTTCCGACCCGGCGAGCATGCGCACCCGGGCACGCCGTGACGGGTCGGACTGGGTCCTCGACGGCCGCAAGATGTGGATCACCAACGGCAGCGTCGCCGACGTGGCCGTGGTCTGGGCGCAGACCGACGAAGGGGTGCGCGGCTTCGTCGTGCCCACCGACACCCCCGGTTTCTCCGCACCCGAGATCAAACACAAGCTCTCGCTGCGTGCCTCGGTGACCAGTGAGCTGGTCCTCGACGGTGTCCGGCTGCCCGCCGACGCGGTGCTGCCCGAGGTGACCGGGTTGAAGGGGCCGTTGAGCTGCCTCAACGAAGCCCGCTTCGGCATCGTCTGGGGCGCGGTGGGAGCGGCCCGCTCCTGCCTGCAGGCGGCGCAGTCCTACGCCGCCGAACGCACCCAGTTCGGCAAACCGATCTCCGCCTTCCAGCTGACCCAGCAGAAGCTGGTCGACATGAACCTGGAGTACACCAAGGCGCTGCTGCTGGCCTTCCACCTCGGCAAACGCAAGGACGCCGGCACCCTGCGGCCCGAGCAGATCAGCCTGGGCAAGCTCAACAACGTCCGGGAGGCACTCCAGATCTGCCGCACCGCGCGGACGATCCTGGGCGCCAACGGCATCTCGCTGGAGTACCCGGTGATCCGTCACATGACCAACCTGGAGTCGGTGCTGACCTACGAGGGCACCAGCGAGATGCACACCTTGATCCTGGGGCAGGCGATGACCGGGCAGTCGGCGTTCCGGTGA
- a CDS encoding fatty acyl-AMP ligase, with amino-acid sequence MTAEKKTLYDYLTEDNTVRYEAIDSENTVVDELTSQTLREQSLRLAAALRKVAQPGDRVIIPPLEGLDFERAFFATIGAGMIAVPLPKMPQVASNKLRRVESVLGDCDAKVIISSDEEASLVMEKTGIVNVDPALARADDAEEPMEPVERDPDEIVLLQYTSGSTGDPKGVEISQANLIINQQEMGARCEVKPTTDIVCWLPSYHDMGLCSMVILPLLTGARVVKIPTGDFIRRPLLWLEAMSGREDVWSAAPDFAYRNCLQALQRASSFSVDLSGWRFAGNASEPVRESTMRNFEKAMAPFGFPSTAFHPGYGLAESTVCVSVNPPDTGRTVLYCDPEKLAQGSVVEVDPSSDKAPIVGCGRPIPDSDVVIMDPDKDVILGENQVGELCVAGRSNARGYWKKPELSQQTFGTRVNGRSYLRTGDIAFIREGEIFICSRKKDLIIFGGENYFPSDVEGDVSERVPELSRAVIAAFQESNGDVIVAFESPADVEEEEELERLCREVIRAASRSYPGKLHAVALRRGLIPRTTSGKVQRSRCRDMLADGSITPSCMWPERK; translated from the coding sequence ATGACTGCTGAGAAGAAAACCCTCTACGACTATCTGACCGAGGACAACACCGTAAGATACGAGGCCATCGACAGCGAGAACACGGTCGTCGATGAACTGACCTCACAGACTCTGCGGGAGCAATCGCTTCGACTCGCCGCAGCACTGCGCAAGGTCGCTCAGCCGGGTGACAGGGTCATCATTCCGCCGTTGGAAGGGCTCGACTTCGAGCGGGCCTTCTTCGCCACCATCGGCGCCGGCATGATCGCCGTGCCTCTGCCGAAGATGCCCCAAGTCGCCTCGAACAAGCTCAGAAGAGTGGAAAGCGTGCTCGGCGACTGCGATGCGAAGGTCATCATCTCCTCGGACGAGGAAGCCAGCCTCGTCATGGAGAAGACCGGCATCGTCAACGTCGATCCCGCGCTCGCCCGGGCTGACGACGCCGAGGAACCGATGGAACCGGTGGAGCGGGACCCCGACGAGATCGTCCTCCTGCAGTACACCTCGGGCTCCACCGGGGACCCCAAGGGCGTCGAGATCAGTCAGGCCAACCTCATCATCAACCAGCAGGAGATGGGCGCCCGCTGTGAGGTGAAGCCGACCACGGACATCGTGTGCTGGCTTCCGTCCTATCACGACATGGGGCTGTGCTCCATGGTGATTCTTCCCTTGCTCACGGGTGCGCGTGTCGTGAAGATCCCGACGGGGGACTTCATCCGACGTCCACTCCTCTGGCTGGAGGCCATGTCGGGGCGAGAGGACGTCTGGTCGGCCGCCCCGGACTTCGCATACCGCAACTGCCTGCAGGCGTTGCAGCGTGCCTCCTCCTTCTCGGTCGACCTTTCCGGTTGGCGCTTCGCGGGCAATGCCTCCGAACCGGTCCGCGAGTCGACGATGCGGAACTTCGAGAAGGCGATGGCCCCGTTCGGCTTCCCCTCGACCGCGTTCCATCCCGGATACGGTCTGGCCGAATCGACCGTCTGTGTCTCGGTCAACCCTCCCGACACCGGTCGGACCGTCCTCTACTGCGACCCCGAGAAGCTCGCGCAAGGCTCGGTCGTGGAGGTCGACCCCTCGTCCGACAAGGCACCCATCGTCGGTTGTGGTCGCCCCATCCCGGATTCCGATGTGGTCATCATGGACCCGGACAAGGACGTCATCCTCGGCGAGAACCAGGTCGGGGAACTCTGTGTCGCCGGGCGCTCCAACGCACGTGGCTATTGGAAGAAGCCCGAACTGTCTCAGCAGACCTTCGGCACCCGGGTCAACGGACGCTCCTACCTGCGGACGGGGGACATCGCCTTCATCCGTGAAGGCGAGATCTTCATCTGCAGCCGGAAGAAGGACCTGATCATCTTCGGTGGGGAGAACTACTTCCCATCCGATGTGGAAGGCGATGTCTCCGAGCGGGTGCCGGAGCTGTCAAGGGCCGTCATCGCCGCCTTCCAGGAGAGCAACGGTGACGTGATCGTCGCATTCGAAAGCCCGGCGGACGTGGAGGAGGAAGAAGAGCTCGAAAGGCTCTGCCGTGAGGTGATCCGAGCGGCTTCACGGTCGTATCCCGGAAAGCTGCACGCCGTCGCACTCCGCCGTGGGCTCATCCCCAGGACCACGAGCGGCAAGGTCCAAAGGAGCCGGTGTCGGGACATGCTCGCGGACGGATCGATCACACCTTCATGCATGTGGCCGGAAAGGAAATGA
- a CDS encoding amidase family protein encodes MSGVVDAAVAALEELSSHNVLVRPAGVHAVGSATGPLAGTPIVVKDNVAVEGLPLTAGSPALEGYRPSRSATTVRRLLDAGAVVVGQTNMHELARGTTSHNAVYGPVRNPWRASRMAGGSSGGTAAAVAAGAVPAGLGTDTSGSGRIPAAMCGCVGFRASASRYPGDGVVHLSPSADAVTVMASTVEEVAVFDAVLAGMSESGSDVGEVPGLPPLDPSTVRLGVPREACWRLLDPEVERVCEEALEKLRAAGVRVVDVDLDDLAEESLEVNVSMTMYEMYEYWSRFARRHLDCDYATLVTRLGSPDVVKAFGSMVDGSPITPDDYAALRALKDEVIARFATLFAEQRLDALVFPPVPVTAPEVGAETVTIRGREYDLLMATIANETMAPSAGLPAVSVPAGLAADGLPVGIELDGPTGSDRRLLAIAELVERCVGPLPVPR; translated from the coding sequence ATGAGTGGTGTGGTGGACGCCGCCGTGGCGGCGCTGGAGGAGTTGTCCTCACACAACGTCCTGGTCCGGCCTGCCGGCGTGCACGCCGTGGGCAGCGCTACCGGCCCTTTGGCCGGGACTCCCATCGTGGTGAAGGACAACGTCGCCGTCGAGGGGCTCCCGTTGACAGCCGGGTCGCCCGCGCTGGAGGGTTATCGGCCGTCCCGCAGCGCGACCACGGTGCGGCGGTTGCTCGACGCGGGGGCCGTCGTGGTCGGGCAGACCAACATGCACGAGTTGGCGCGAGGCACGACCAGCCACAACGCCGTGTACGGGCCGGTGCGCAACCCATGGCGGGCGAGCCGCATGGCGGGAGGGTCCAGCGGAGGGACCGCCGCGGCGGTGGCGGCCGGCGCGGTGCCTGCGGGGTTGGGGACCGACACCTCCGGTTCGGGACGCATCCCCGCGGCGATGTGCGGGTGCGTGGGCTTCCGGGCGAGTGCGTCCCGGTATCCGGGCGACGGGGTGGTGCACCTGTCGCCCAGCGCGGATGCGGTCACCGTGATGGCGTCGACGGTCGAGGAGGTGGCCGTGTTCGACGCGGTACTCGCCGGGATGTCGGAGTCGGGGTCGGATGTGGGGGAGGTGCCGGGGCTGCCACCACTCGACCCGAGCACGGTACGGCTCGGGGTGCCCCGGGAGGCGTGCTGGCGTCTCCTCGACCCCGAGGTGGAACGGGTGTGCGAGGAGGCGCTGGAGAAACTGCGTGCCGCCGGGGTGCGGGTGGTGGACGTCGACCTCGACGACCTGGCGGAGGAGTCCCTCGAGGTCAATGTCAGCATGACGATGTACGAGATGTACGAGTATTGGTCCCGGTTCGCCCGGCGGCACCTGGACTGCGACTACGCGACGTTGGTGACGCGGTTGGGCAGTCCCGACGTGGTGAAGGCCTTCGGGTCGATGGTGGACGGGTCCCCGATCACCCCGGACGACTATGCGGCGTTGCGTGCGCTGAAGGACGAGGTCATCGCCCGGTTCGCGACGTTGTTCGCCGAACAGCGACTGGACGCACTGGTGTTCCCTCCGGTGCCGGTGACCGCCCCGGAGGTGGGCGCGGAGACGGTGACGATCCGTGGCCGCGAGTACGACCTGCTCATGGCCACGATCGCCAACGAGACGATGGCACCGAGCGCGGGGCTGCCCGCTGTGTCGGTTCCGGCCGGACTCGCCGCCGACGGGCTTCCGGTGGGGATCGAACTCGACGGACCGACCGGCAGCGACAGGCGACTGCTGGCGATCGCCGAACTGGTGGAGCGATGCGTGGGGCCGTTGCCGGTGCCACGGTAG
- a CDS encoding acyl carrier protein — protein MKSVTVEQIQSIITTKLEQLLMVDPGYIDLDTPVSVYGADSLMRAALVDEVESQLGLAVPASEFHDNPTVRDIAQHLHEAITGN, from the coding sequence GTGAAGTCCGTAACCGTGGAGCAGATCCAAAGCATCATCACCACCAAGCTCGAACAACTGCTCATGGTCGACCCGGGGTACATCGACCTCGACACCCCGGTCAGTGTCTACGGTGCCGACTCGCTCATGCGGGCCGCGCTCGTCGACGAGGTCGAGTCCCAACTGGGCTTGGCCGTCCCCGCATCGGAGTTCCATGACAATCCGACGGTGCGGGACATCGCGCAGCACCTTCACGAGGCGATCACCGGGAACTGA
- a CDS encoding CBS domain-containing protein, with amino-acid sequence MHASEIMSRPVVTISPDAPLRDAVVKLTEGGFASLPVVDEDQQVIGMITEVDALRAAEQINDGEGPPALKVSDVMTKPVEVVSPDTNITDVAHLMLTDRLRSLPVVENGVLVGIVSRRDVLRPLVRPDDVVATHVASVLDAYSGQRGRWSVDVTDRVATVRGEFLDEAERRVVTSLARTVPGVTDVRVEPE; translated from the coding sequence ATGCACGCGTCCGAGATCATGTCAAGGCCCGTGGTGACCATATCCCCCGATGCTCCGTTGCGGGATGCGGTGGTGAAACTCACCGAGGGTGGTTTCGCCAGCCTGCCCGTGGTCGACGAGGATCAGCAGGTCATCGGCATGATCACCGAGGTCGATGCCCTCCGCGCGGCGGAGCAGATCAACGACGGGGAGGGACCTCCCGCACTGAAGGTTTCGGACGTGATGACCAAACCCGTGGAGGTCGTCTCCCCGGACACCAACATCACCGACGTCGCACATCTGATGCTCACCGACCGCCTGCGCAGCCTGCCCGTGGTGGAGAACGGGGTACTCGTCGGCATCGTGAGTCGCAGGGACGTGCTCAGACCGCTCGTGCGACCGGACGATGTCGTCGCGACGCATGTGGCCTCGGTGTTGGATGCCTACAGTGGACAGCGTGGTCGTTGGTCGGTGGACGTGACCGACAGGGTCGCCACGGTGAGGGGCGAGTTCCTCGACGAAGCCGAGCGCAGGGTGGTGACCAGCCTCGCCCGCACGGTCCCCGGTGTCACGGACGTGCGGGTCGAGCCGGAATGA
- a CDS encoding protoglobin domain-containing protein, protein MTTAPAGYTYDQELPASPVTEQDLTELLADVMWTDADARALRRAGEILAPQASDILDVWYDFIGSTPHLISVFRGPDGKPDQEYLERVRARFERWISDLCTRGFDYRWLAYQEEIGLRHTPAKKNLTDGVQSPSTYVPMRHLVALLVPITMTIREFLQRDESNPNEVEAMHQAWFKAATVSVTLWTRPYAAELW, encoded by the coding sequence ATGACCACAGCTCCGGCCGGCTACACCTACGACCAAGAGCTCCCGGCTTCCCCGGTGACCGAGCAGGACCTGACCGAATTACTCGCCGATGTCATGTGGACGGACGCCGATGCCCGCGCGCTGCGGCGGGCCGGGGAGATCCTGGCACCACAGGCTTCCGACATCCTCGATGTCTGGTACGACTTCATCGGATCCACACCGCACCTGATCAGCGTGTTCCGAGGCCCCGACGGGAAACCGGATCAAGAGTACTTGGAGAGGGTGCGAGCCCGATTCGAACGGTGGATCTCCGACCTGTGCACGCGTGGGTTCGATTACCGGTGGTTGGCCTACCAGGAAGAGATCGGGTTGCGGCACACCCCGGCGAAGAAGAACCTCACCGACGGGGTGCAGTCTCCGTCCACGTACGTACCGATGCGGCACCTGGTGGCCTTGCTCGTCCCCATCACGATGACGATCCGGGAATTCCTGCAGCGGGATGAGTCCAACCCCAACGAAGTGGAGGCCATGCATCAGGCGTGGTTCAAGGCCGCCACCGTGTCGGTGACGTTGTGGACCCGACCCTACGCCGCCGAACTCTGGTGA